Sequence from the Rhodococcus jostii RHA1 genome:
CCAGGGCGGCGCCGCGGTAGAACGCGAAAGGTGACTCGGCCATCCGCCCGTACCGGATGGGGACGAGGTCGGGGACCCGGGTGGTCGCCTGGGACTCGAGCAGGCCGACCGGGTCACGGCCTGGGGCCGGTGCGTGTTCGGCGATGGCGTCGAACGGGATCCGGCGCCGAACCGTGTCGCCGTGCTCGGTGCGGGCCGCCCGGGTCGGATGGTCGCCCGCACCGGCGGGTGAGGGATCGGGGAATGGGTCTCGTTCTGTCATGGCGTGGTCCCTCGGGTGGCCGTCGTCCGCGGATCAGGGGTGGTCGGGATGACCACGGCCCACATCGAACCGCCCCCACCATCTTGCGCGGCCGGCGCGCCCGCTGCTGGCAATCGGTGGTCTCGGACCTCGCCCTGCACGAGCTGCAAGCGATGAAGGACCTGCATCCGTTGCAGCGAGGCCTTCGTACCAGCCCGAGACCTTCATCGATCTCGATCTCGATCTCGACCCCGACCGCATCTTGCCCATCGATCGTGGCCGACTGTTCGGGCCCGGCGTCGCGCCATCATCCGCATCGATGCTGATCTCGAGGGCGTCCAGATGGCCGGGCGCCGGCGATCAGGACTGAGCCCCCTCCTCGAGCGCCCACCGCCGGGCGGCAGGTGGCCGTTATCGGTGGCTGCGGTCGGGGCCGATGAGGCTGGTGATGCCGCGCATGGCTGCCGGTGAGGGTTTGAAGTAGCGGCGTAGGTTCTCGGGTTTGCGGTGGCGGGACTTTGCCATTATCTCCACCAGGCTGGCACCGGCCTCGCCGAGATGCGTCAGGCCGGAATGCCGAAGTTCATGCAGATCCCAACCGGTGCCGGGCCCATTCGTCGCGGTGGCGGCATCCAACACGGCGCGGGCCTGGCCGTAGGACAGCCGTGCCAGCCCGGTGTCGGGGCAGATGTCCCGGTCGGCGGCGGCCTTGCCGGGGCCCGGTCGGCGGTGGGTGACGAACAGCGGTCCGCGGGTGCGGCCCTTGGTGAGGCGTGGCAGGAGCCGGGCGGTGCCCGCGTCCCAGTACACGAGCTCGTGCGCGTACTCGTGGTAGGTGGCACCGCGGCGGCGGGTGCGGGGCTTGGCGCCCTTGGACTTCACCGGGCAACACCGCCCGGCCAGATCGAGGTCCTCGATGTTGACCTGGAGCAGTTCCTCGGTGCGGGCGCAGGTTTCGTAGAGCATCCGCCACAGCGTCTTCTCCCGGATTACGAACGAATCTGCTCCGCATCGATATTCAGCTGATCCGCCAGCCGGGCCACCGCCACCGGCGGCGCCGACGGTACCTTGTCCGGCACGAACCCCAGCCTCCAACACGCCGAAACCTCATCGGCAGACAAGCCGAGCACCAACCACCCCGGCCCGCAGCCCGAACCGAGAAATCGACGCCGACCAGGCACTACGTGAACTTCGTTGTTTTTTGCGCCATTACTACTGGAACCCCGAGCAGGCCGACGCTCGCCCTGCACGCTCAGGTCGGCGGACACTGGACCTTGACACAATCGCGAGGCTTCACTCTTGCAAAGGAGCACCGATGACTGACACCGCCGTCGACGCCGTGGCATCCGTCCAAGTGACCGAGTACTGGGTGGTCGAGGTGGACCGCCACGATGGGGCGTGTTGCTCATTCGGGCCGTTCTCCGCCGAGGCGGCCTGGGCCAGAATGGAACACCGGACCGCGCCCACCCGGTTCGCCGCCGTCGTAGGGAAGCGATGAGGATCAAGAGCGGCGCCGTGGGCATGATCCGTCTCCCGGGCGACGCGGACAGGATAGAACGGATCCGGGGTCGGGGCGGGTCAAGGAAAGTGACGTTGTGTCACGTGATCCTGGTTGTTGCGGCAGCGCTGGCAATGTTGCTCGCATATGTAGTAATTGCGATGTCCTGGGCCTCGTACCGACGCTGAAATCGTGCGTCTATTTGCCCCAGAATTCGAACGGCTGTCAGCGAAAACGGGCATTCACGCCGCCAGCGGCGGCGGCGGACGATGGCGTCGGCCGGGTGCGCACAAACCATGAGTGACCACGGACATCGAGACCCTGCACAGTCTGAATGCGAATTTCGCGTGCCAGAGCTCGCTTCCCCAGGTCCGTGCATGATGACAGCCGCGACCTACATGCCCGATTTTGGGCGGTTGCTCACTGAAGTTCGGTCAACAGTGCGGTGAGAGTCTGGTTCTCGGCCGCGGGGTCGGGTGTGCTCGCCCGCATGACTTTGAGGACGTTGTCGATCCGCCCGTCGAGGACGGTCCAGGCGGTGGCGTCCAGGGGGCGTAGGGTCGCCTCGTCGTCGTCCCACGCGGTTTCGAGGTCCTTGATCCGGGCGGTCGCGCCGGTCTGGTCGCCGGCCTGCACTTTCGCGAGCGTGTCCTGGGTGATGGTGCGGAATTTCGTGATCTCTGCCGCCGGAAAATGTGCTGTCACCTGCCCGGGGGTGAGTGTCGTGGTGACGGAGTCGGTGCCGGTTTCCTCCTCGCTCGCGATGGTTTCGTGCGGCTGCCCGGCGGCCCAGATGAGCAGGGCGCCGGTGGCGACGCCGATGACGGCGTAGTACCCGAGCATGAGCCGCTCGCGGCCCGGTGTGGTGGTCACGGTCGCGGTGAAGGTCCGTTCGTGCTCTTCGATGACGTCGCTGTGGGTGAGGGTGAGGTACACGACGGTGGCGAGGATCGCGATGAGGAAGACCACGCTGGTCAGCGCGGTACCCCAGCCGAGTCCGTGATCGGTGGACGGGGACGCGAGCCAGTCGCCGAGGTTCGCACCCAGCGGGCGAGTCAGGATGTACGCCAGCCAGAAGGAGAGCACGGCGTTCGCGCCGAGTCGCCAGCCGATCGCGATCAAGACGATCAACCCGGCCGGCAGGAGCACCGAGATGCCGGGTCCCCAGCCGGTGAGCTCGAGTACCCAGTCACCGATTGCTGTGCCCAGGGCGAAGGTGACCAGTACGGCGAGCCAGTAGAACACCTCACGCGGGGTGGTGACGATGCTGTGGATCGACAGGGTCCGCTCGCGGGCGAACCACACACCGAAGACGATGGCCAGGACCGCCGCGAAGGCGCTGGTGCTCACCGCGAGCGGGACGCCCAGGGAATCGGTGAGGATGTCGGTGTAGAGGGTGCCGGTCACGCTGAGCACGACGACCGCCAGCCAGTAGACGAACGGCACGTACCGGGTCAGGCGCAGCTGCCATCCCAGCACCGCGACGAGGACGACCGTGAAGATGAGCGCGGTGGTGTTCAGACCCAGTCCCAAGGTCATGTTGATCCAGTCGGCGAAGCTCTCACCCACGGTCGTGCACAGGATCTTGATGACCCAGAACCACACCGTGATCTCGGGCACCTTGCTCAGCATCACGCGCCGGGTCGTGGCGGAAGCAGACTTCGTTGACTCGGTCATGACCCCTGACCGTAGGGGGATCTTGCTGAAGGCACGCTGAGAGTCGGTGACGGCGACCGGACGAAAGGGGGACGAGCACGGCAACGCCGTCGTGCTGTCGGCGCAGGTTGACATGCCCGACACATCGCGCCTGGCGGGTTCCACAGCTGCTCAGCCTGCTGCCACTGGGTGGGACGTCGGCGGATGGTTCTCAGCGTGTCCACAGCATCGTCCGCGCACCCTGATGGGTGGATGCACCGCAGATGGGAGGCATCGATGATCAGCGCACGAGATCGTTGCGTGGCCACACTGTCGGTGGGTGCCGCCCTCTTTGTTGTCACGGCGACCCTGGTAACCGGCTGCTCGGGTGCGGGCGGCCCGGCCACTCCCGGACCGGATGTGGCTTCGCCGGGCGATATTCCGGACGATCAGGCCTTTGTCGAGGTGAACCCGTTTCCCGGGTTCGCGGTCAAGGTGCCCGAGGGGTGGGCGATGACGGCGGCGGGGCCGGCGGTGACGTTCACCGACAAATTGAACGCGATTACCGTCGATTCACGGTTCGCGGCGACGGCCCCGTCCGAGACCGCGGTGCACCAAGACGTCGATCAGCAGTTCGCTTCTGCCGCCGGATATGTGGCGGGCACCGTTACGTCGGTGACCCGGCCGGCCGGCACTGCGGTGGAGGCGACCTACCGGATCGCCGGGCCGAACAATCCCGTCTCGGGGAAGTCCGTCACGGACGAGGTGGAGCGGTACGAGTTCTTCCGCGACGGCCAGCTGGTGACCTTGACATTGTCGGCTCCGGTCGGGGCGGACAACGTCGATCCGTGGCGCACGGTCACCGATTCCTTCCGGTGGACCTCGTGAGCGCCGACCCCGGGGGTGGGGTGATCACCGCCGTGGAGCTCTACCGGTTCTACCGCGCCGCCGGCGAGGAAACCTTGGCGCTGCGCGGAGTGTCGCTGCGAGTCTGCGGGGGTGAGATGGTCGCCGTCGCGGGCCCCTCGGGATCTGGCAAGTCCACGCTGCTGGCGTGTCTGGCGGGCCTGGACGAGCCCGACGGCGGCATGGTGCGCGTGCACGGCGAGGCGCTCAGCCATCGACCCGAGACCGCCCGCGCCCGACTCCGCGCCGACCACATCGGGGTGCTGTTTCAGCAGGACAACCTGTTCGAGCACCTGACCGTAGCCCAGAACGTGCGCCTGGTACGCCGACTGATTGCTCCCGCCCGCCGGGTGCCGGTGCCTGATCTGCTGTCGCGGCTCGGGCTCGCAGCCGTGGCCGATTCGTATCCGTCCTCGCTGTCCGGGGGCGAGACGGCCCGCGCCGGGCTGGCGGTAGCCCTGGCGAACGATCCCGCCGTGGTCCTCGCCGACGAACCGACCGGGGAGCTCGATCCCGCTTCCGAACATGCGGTGCTCGAACTCCTGCGGGCGTGGTGCCGGCGCGGGGCGGCGGTGCTGGTCGCCAGTCACAGCCCGGCGGTGCGGGCGAGGGCGGACCGGGTGATCGAACTGGTCGACGGCCGGGTGCTGTGATGAGCACCCTGCCGGGCAGTGCCGCAGCCGGGCCGTTGCTGCGGTGCCGGGATCTGAGCCGGGTCTTCGGGTCCGGGCGCACCGCGCGGGTGGCGGTCGACTCGGTGAGCGCCGACATCGACCGCGGTGCCCGCATCGCCCTGACCGGCCCGTCCGGCTCGGGGAAATCGTCCCTGATCCACTTGTTCGCGGCCCTCGACGCCCCCAGCGCTGGGCACATTTCCTGGCCGGGGCTGGGCGCCGATCCCCGCCGCGACCGCACCCGCATCGGGGTGGTCTTTCAGGCCCCGAGCCTGATTCCGGCCCTCGATGTCACCGAAAACGTGGCGCTCCCTCAGGTTTTGGCCGGCCGCTCGGATACCGCGGCGCGGGCGCGGGCGAGGGCCGCGCTGGCTCGGCTGGGGCTCGAACCGCTGGCCGGGCGGCTTCCGGAGGAACTGTCCGGTGGGCAGGCGCACCGGGTTGCGCTCGCCCGCGTGCTGGCCGGCACCGCGCGACTCGTCCTCGCGGACGAGCTGACCGGGCAACTCGACCACGGCACCGGCGCCGAGGTCCTCGACGTGCTGTTCGAGACCGTCGACATGCTCGGCGCCGCCCTGGTCGTGAGCACCCATGACGACACGGTCGCCGGGCGCTGCCCGGTCCGGTGGTCGATGCGCGGCGGCCGCCTGCAGATCCGGTCACCGACCACCCCGGTCCCTCCCACGCCATGAGCACAAGTCCGGCCCCGGCGTGGATGTGGCTGACCGGCTTGCTGCGCCGCCGTCGCGGCCGACTCCTCGGCGCCGCTGCCTGTCTCGCGATCGCGGTCAGTCTCCTCGCCGCCCTCGGAGGGTTCCTCGCCGCGTCCAAGGCCACCATGACCGACCGGGCCACCCGGGCGGTCGCCGTCGACTGGCAGATCCAGGTGCAGCCTGGCGCCGATCCGGGCACCGTCCTCGATCAGATCCGGTCCTATCCGGGGGTTCGGGTGGCGGACCCGGTCCGCTTCGGTGACAGCGCCGGGCTCTTCGCCACCAGTGGGGGCGCCGCCGTGAGCACCGGGCCGGCGGTCATCGTCGGTATCCCGGATCAGTACCGGCAGCATTTTCCCGGCACGATCCGCACCCTCAGCGGAGCCGACTCCGGGGTGCTGCTGGCGCAGCAGACCGCATCGAATCTGCGGGCGACGGTGGGGTCGGTGATCACCGTCCGGTTGCCCGGCGGCGGCACTGCCGCCGAGACGGTGACCGGGGTCGTGGATCTGCCGCAGGCGGATTCACTGTTCCAGACCGTCGCCGCCCCGGCCGCCGCGCCGCCGCAGGCACCCCCGGACAATGTGCTGCTGCTGCCTATCGCGGAGTTCGACGCCCTCTTCGCCCCCGGGCAGCGGGACGATCCGGCGGTGGTGCGCGCGCAGGTGCACCTCGGCCGCGACCGGAATCTGCCCCCGGATCCGGCCGCCGCCTACGCTGCCGACATCGGCGGCGCCCGCAACCTCGAGGCAACCCTCGCCGGCGCCGCACTGGTGGGGGACAACCTCGGCGCCACCCTCGACGCGGCCCGCCAGGACGCCCTGTATTCGCAGGTGCTGTTTCTGTTCCTGGGTCTGCCCGGTGTCGCGTTGTCCGCGGTCCTTGCCGCGGTGATCACCGCCGGCGGGGCGCCGCGCCGTCGCCAGGAGTTGGGGTTGTTGCGCGCCCGCGGTGCCGGTGGCGGGCAGCTCGCCGCTGTGGCCGGGTCCGAGGCGGTGGCGGTGGGGCTGATCGGCGGTGTGGTCGGCGCCGGGGCCGGCATCGTCGTCGAGCGCGTGGTGGTGGGGTCGCCGGTGTCCCTGTCCTGGTTGCTCTCGGCCGCCGCGGCGGGTGTGGTCTTGACGGCGGTCACCGTTCTCACTCCCGCCCTGCGTGATCTGCGGTTCTCGACGGCGGCCGCTGCCCGCGCCGCGATCGGCCGCACCCGGCGTCCGCTGTGGCGGCTGGCCGGGGTCGACTTCCTCGCGCTGGCCGCGGCGTTCGCCGTCTACCGGGTCACCAGCCGCGCCGGGTACGCCCTGGTGCTCGCGCCGGAGGGGGTGACCGCGTTGTCGGTGAGCTATTGGACCTTCGCCGGACCGGCGCTGCTGTGGATCGGGACAGCCCTGCTGACACTGCGACTGGCCGATCTCACCCTCGGTAGGGGCCGCCGCTTCGGCGCAGCCCTGTTGCGGCCGTTGGCGGGCCCGCTGTCGAGCACGGTAGCGGCGATGCTCGCCCGCAATCGCCGCGCACTCGCCCGGTCGGTCGCGGTCGTGGCGTTGGCCGGGATGTTCGCCCTCTCGACCGCGGTGTTCAACAGCACCTACCGGCAACAGGCCGAGGTCGACGCCCGATTGACCAACGGCGCCGACGTCACCGTCACCGAACCTCCCACCGCCACCATCGGACCGGACCTCACAGGCGAATTGCGCCGGATTCCCGGCGTCCGAGATGTCGAACCGCTCCAACACCGCTTCGCCTATGTCGGCGCGGACCTGCAAGACCTGTACGGCGTCGACCCCACCACCATCACCGGAGCGGCGCTGCTGCAGGACAGCTACTTCGATGGCGGTACCGCCGCACAACTGATGGACCGCCTCGCTGCCCAACCGGACGGGGTTCTGGTCAGCGCCGAAACCGTGGCGGACTTCCAACTTTCCCCCGGCGACCCGGTGAAGCTGCGGATCCAAGACGCCGCCACGACGGCATTCGAGACCGTGCCGTTCCGCTTCCTCGGGGTGGTCAAGGAGTTCCCGACGGCACCGAAGGACAGCTTCCTCGTCGCCAACGCCGCCTACCTCGCCCAGGTGACCGCGAACCCGGCGGTCGGCGCGTTCCTCATCGACACCGGTGGGGCAGACGCCCCGGCGGTACGCCAGGCGGTGTCCGATGCACTCGGTACCGGGGCCACCGTCACCGATATCACCACGGTGCGCGGCACTGTCGGATCCACTCTCACCTCCGTCGATCTGCGCGGGTTGACCCGACTCGAACTGGGTTACGCCGCGGTCCTCGCCGCGGCCGGGTCGGCATTGATGCTCGCGTCGGGGTTCGCGGAGCGTCGGCGCACCTTCGCGATTGTCACCGCGCTCGGCGGCACCCGGCGTCATACCGCGTCGATCGTGCTCGCCGAGGCCGCCGTCGTCACCGCCGGCGGGGCAGCACTCGGGGTGATCGGCGGTGTCGTCCTGTCCCATCTGCTCGTCGCGGTGCTCTCCGGGGTCTTCGACCCACCCCCGGCGACACTCGCGGTGCCCTGGGCCTATCTGACCCTGGTGGCCGCGGCGACGGCCGCGGCCATCGCCGCCGTCACCGCCGCCGCCGCGCACACGGCCGCCCGGTATCCGATCAGCGTGCTCCGCGAATAGCCGACCCGACCGGCTGCGCGACAGGCTGCGATGTCTCAGGGTGTGCACGGTGCCGGACCGCCGCACCCGGTAACGAAGGTCGACCGGGGCTTTTCCCGCCCGCGCTTGATCGAGGCGTGTTCCACCGGACGCTCACCTGCCAGGGCGAGCCCCGGGTTCCGACCCCCGCTACCGGAGCCGAAGACTTCTCCACCGGCAGTTAATGGTTGATCCGCCGGACACCTGGGCTGCACCACACCCGAAGCCGCCGCCGTGGTCCGCATCGTCAGCACCATCACGATCCGCCTCCTCGACGGCTCCGCCGCTCATCCCGCCGGCATCGGCCACCGACCAACCCTGGTCCATGCCGGCATGTCGTGGCGCCACCGCCGCGTTCGTACCGGTTCCACCCACCACCATCGAGCCGAACTGACCGCAGCCCGTTCTTGTGCCGAATGAGGTCCGCGCCGCTGGTGACCGAGACTGTCGTTGACCGGATCCGGGCTATACACCGCACCAGCGGAATTGGCGTGCACCGCCACAGTACGGGGGGAGGCGCAAAACGGCCCCCGCCACCGATGGGGGCAGTGAACGGGGACCGACGTGCCGCCGTATCGGTTGCAGCGACCTGCAGCACACGCGCAATCCTACGCACGTCCAATGGGCGGACAGTCACGAATTCCCCTCTTCTCAGCCACATCTCAGTTCTCAGCATTCTCTCAGCGGGGTCGGATCATACTCCGCGCACAAGTGCTGATCTCGGATTCAGCATGCCGATGAAATCCGCGCTCTCGCAATCCCTTGTGCCATCGCGGGGGTTCACCGTCCCGCGCCGCGATCGGGCTGCCGAACATCCCCTTTCTGGGACATGGCCGGGCCACGCGGGCGGCCGGTCATGCCGCGCTTACCTGCCGGTACGTGATAGTCCGCAAGCCATTCGACCGAACCGACGCGATGTCTTCGCCCGGCCCGAAGCGATGCGCCGACCGTTGCGCCGTCGCTGCGGGTGTCGTGCAGTAACTGACCAGGGTTCTGTCGATCGTCGATGGTGAACAGCCCTGACGGGCTGTGCGGATCCGATTCATCTGCCGTCACAACGGACGAACAGGTGAAATGCGCCGTCGTTCCTATGCCTTACAGCGGACAATCGGCTCTTCTCTCAGCGATTTCACAGCACTCCCGTCATACGATTGCGCGGGATCGCCCCGTCGACGTAATCGTCATCAGGGAGCCGGGTAGAACACGAAAGGTTAAGCGCTGCAGCGGTGTAGGTTACCCGTCGCCCAACCAACCCTGCTCGGGCAAACTGTTAACGGAGATGCCGATGATCAATGTGCTGATGATGTTGCTTCTCTTGGTAGTGAGCGTCGGAGGAACGGCTGTCGTTCAACGCCGCTCCAACAACCGGTGAAATCAGCGCTCCCACTGGCGGCTCGACCCTTTTGAGTGATTTCACGCCCCGCTTGGGCCGCCCCACACACAAACGGGCCGACGCGACCTCAGTCGCGTCGGCCGGCTGTTTGTCGTTCTCGTGTTGTCGGACCTAATTGAGCTTCTGCGGCACACCGTACGTGGTGACGGTGTCACCACGTGAAGTCACGGCGGTGGCGTACGGCCGGATGGTGACCGCACCGAGCGCACCGGAAATGGAGCCGTGAACTCCCTGCATCCGCACCGACGCCGCCGGTCCGTCGAACGACTGGTTTTCGAGCAGTGGGACGGTGGTGATGCCGCCCGGTGCCAGGTCGATGTCGAGTTCCTGCGACGGGATGATGTCGCCGGCGAGTCCGACGTTGGTGCCCGCGTTCAGGCTCAGTGATGGATCGGGGAGGATCCCCAGGTTGATCCCGTTGCTCGAACCGATCACAAACCCCAGCCCGGGTGAATTGAGGACGATGGTCGCGCCGGACAATGCGATCGGGTAGCCGATTTGGTAGCCGACGGTCAGTTTGGTGCCCGTGAACTCTGCCGCGTTCGGGCCGGTGATATTCACCCCGGCGTAACCGTTGTGGAAGAACTCGACACTGGTGGGAACACCGTCCAGCGGCGGGACCACTTGATACTGGGTATCACCTTGCAGGACTTCGACCCGGTTGCCTCGCGCGTCGACGACGGAGCTGGAATTGTCGACGCCGGCCGAGGCGGTTCCGTTCCCCATGACTATGGCGAGCACGGCAATTCCTGCGACTGCGGCTGCGCGGGTGAAGGCTCTGTATCCAGAGCGAGATGTGCTGATGTCCGTCATACCGACCCCATTCAGAGTGCTTCAAAATCAGAGATGAAGAAGTGTGCGAAGCGTAACCACAGGGGCGCAGAGAATCTCAGTATTGATCAGAAGTTCACGACCTAGTTTCCTGCGCCCGATGGTGGCACGGTGTGCGGCTCGTTGGTCGAATAAGATGTTGATAGGCAACGGAATTCGGTCCTATCGGAGCAATGCCCGATATCGGACATCGGCGGCAACCGCCCCCGCAAGGGCGCAGTGTGCATGGTCCGGGCGCACGCGGATCCGACTCACCTCAACCGCTCGCACCCCAGGGTGCGGCGAAGGACAGCGCGGCTGGTGTAGGTGTCCACGCGAGCTGAAGAAGTGTAGGTCTTTGTTGCTGAAAGAACGCTGAGAATCGGGCTGGGGTGAAAATTGCATCTCAGCGTGAAAGGCGCCCGATGGGACTCGACTCTTGCGTGTTCCGCGGTAACCGATACGGCGGCACGCGCGGGACCCTCGGCGCCACTCGTGGCGCCCGCGCCGCACACCATCAACGGTTCATCGCACACCCCTACAATGCGGCCGTGGATCGACGCCAATTTCTCATTCTCGCCGCGGCAACCGTTGCCGGCGCGGCCGGGTGCAGCATCAGCAGCGCCGAAACCCCGGGTACCGCCGTGCCCGACCCCGACGTTCCGGGCGTTCCGGCGACGCCGGCAGCATCCGCGCCGCCGGCGGTGCTTCCGCCACCGCCCCCGGCGTCCCGCATCCAGCTGCCTGGCGGGGGCACCTTGA
This genomic interval carries:
- a CDS encoding ABC transporter ATP-binding protein, which encodes MSTLPGSAAAGPLLRCRDLSRVFGSGRTARVAVDSVSADIDRGARIALTGPSGSGKSSLIHLFAALDAPSAGHISWPGLGADPRRDRTRIGVVFQAPSLIPALDVTENVALPQVLAGRSDTAARARARAALARLGLEPLAGRLPEELSGGQAHRVALARVLAGTARLVLADELTGQLDHGTGAEVLDVLFETVDMLGAALVVSTHDDTVAGRCPVRWSMRGGRLQIRSPTTPVPPTP
- a CDS encoding MspA family porin, whose translation is MTDISTSRSGYRAFTRAAAVAGIAVLAIVMGNGTASAGVDNSSSVVDARGNRVEVLQGDTQYQVVPPLDGVPTSVEFFHNGYAGVNITGPNAAEFTGTKLTVGYQIGYPIALSGATIVLNSPGLGFVIGSSNGINLGILPDPSLSLNAGTNVGLAGDIIPSQELDIDLAPGGITTVPLLENQSFDGPAASVRMQGVHGSISGALGAVTIRPYATAVTSRGDTVTTYGVPQKLN
- a CDS encoding FtsX-like permease family protein; translation: MSTSPAPAWMWLTGLLRRRRGRLLGAAACLAIAVSLLAALGGFLAASKATMTDRATRAVAVDWQIQVQPGADPGTVLDQIRSYPGVRVADPVRFGDSAGLFATSGGAAVSTGPAVIVGIPDQYRQHFPGTIRTLSGADSGVLLAQQTASNLRATVGSVITVRLPGGGTAAETVTGVVDLPQADSLFQTVAAPAAAPPQAPPDNVLLLPIAEFDALFAPGQRDDPAVVRAQVHLGRDRNLPPDPAAAYAADIGGARNLEATLAGAALVGDNLGATLDAARQDALYSQVLFLFLGLPGVALSAVLAAVITAGGAPRRRQELGLLRARGAGGGQLAAVAGSEAVAVGLIGGVVGAGAGIVVERVVVGSPVSLSWLLSAAAAGVVLTAVTVLTPALRDLRFSTAAAARAAIGRTRRPLWRLAGVDFLALAAAFAVYRVTSRAGYALVLAPEGVTALSVSYWTFAGPALLWIGTALLTLRLADLTLGRGRRFGAALLRPLAGPLSSTVAAMLARNRRALARSVAVVALAGMFALSTAVFNSTYRQQAEVDARLTNGADVTVTEPPTATIGPDLTGELRRIPGVRDVEPLQHRFAYVGADLQDLYGVDPTTITGAALLQDSYFDGGTAAQLMDRLAAQPDGVLVSAETVADFQLSPGDPVKLRIQDAATTAFETVPFRFLGVVKEFPTAPKDSFLVANAAYLAQVTANPAVGAFLIDTGGADAPAVRQAVSDALGTGATVTDITTVRGTVGSTLTSVDLRGLTRLELGYAAVLAAAGSALMLASGFAERRRTFAIVTALGGTRRHTASIVLAEAAVVTAGGAALGVIGGVVLSHLLVAVLSGVFDPPPATLAVPWAYLTLVAAATAAAIAAVTAAAAHTAARYPISVLRE
- a CDS encoding ABC transporter ATP-binding protein is translated as MSADPGGGVITAVELYRFYRAAGEETLALRGVSLRVCGGEMVAVAGPSGSGKSTLLACLAGLDEPDGGMVRVHGEALSHRPETARARLRADHIGVLFQQDNLFEHLTVAQNVRLVRRLIAPARRVPVPDLLSRLGLAAVADSYPSSLSGGETARAGLAVALANDPAVVLADEPTGELDPASEHAVLELLRAWCRRGAAVLVASHSPAVRARADRVIELVDGRVL
- a CDS encoding site-specific integrase; translated protein: MLYETCARTEELLQVNIEDLDLAGRCCPVKSKGAKPRTRRRGATYHEYAHELVYWDAGTARLLPRLTKGRTRGPLFVTHRRPGPGKAAADRDICPDTGLARLSYGQARAVLDAATATNGPGTGWDLHELRHSGLTHLGEAGASLVEIMAKSRHRKPENLRRYFKPSPAAMRGITSLIGPDRSHR